A segment of the Corylus avellana chromosome ca2, CavTom2PMs-1.0 genome:
aaagcggtgcacaagcccatgagagTCGCCAGCGAGATTGttacgtcccacattgcctgagATGGgaggagcgtgcacaagcccatgagggtcaCCAGCGAGATTGTgatgtcccacattgcctgggcatgaaaaagatgatgtgtttatatgaaatatactctcTTTAAATGGTAGGAGGCCTTTTGGaggtaaacctaataataaaacCGTCCGgacttggcccaaagcggacaatagtATACCACTTGAAACAAAGGTGTTACACACTCGGTGCtcatggtgatttaacaatcaCTATGCCTAAATTATAAAGAATTTTTTGCAATTGTGAGAGGTTTCATTAAAACTCATTTGAAATTAACCTAACTGAATATGGGTTTCGTCGGAAGACTCACAATCAGGGGCAAAACTACATCCCATATTTCCCcaaaacttttaaaacattCCCTTAGagttttttagaatttttttaaaaattagaatatgccccttctaatttttttattttatatttttgcctCCCAAACTATGATTGCTAGTTTCGCCCTCGCTCACAATATTGTTGGGGCATGTGACCTCCAAATAAACCCTATGGAAGGTTTCTAACAATTGCAAAGATCCGGTGGGGGATATCCACCTACAAAAGTCGAGTCCTGAGCTGGCTAGCACCACCTAGCTAGGCCTGGGGCCAGCCCATAATCCCATTGAATCATTGATATGGGGTACCCTAATGATTGACTGACCTCATAAAGGGATCTGCCATAGCCGAAGATGAAGTCCACTGAGCCCTGGACATAGCAATTCTTGAAGTAGTGCATTCCCTTGTGGTCATAGAGTGTGTCTTGAGCCCCATAGAAACTGCAGTTATAGAATGCAGCCTTGGTCCCTGAAATGCGAAGCGCCACGCCTTGTCCTCCAATGGATCCAATGTCATGTGAAGCTGTGTTCTACATTTACACatatttatttaacaaaacaaaatttaaaattttctgttacaaacaaaatcaaagattaagaaaggaaaaaagaaaaaaagaaaaaaaaaaaaaaggattaattgCATTTTGACACGAGAATATGACGTAGATCAAGGTGCATTGGAGGTTCGAACGAgatttgaatattttatcaatttttaaatcacGATTACTCAGAGCTTTAGTTGACTTAGGAAAAAGTTGTGAATCTGTTGTTGTTTGTCATTGTGATCTTATTACGTCACGGTGCATCATAGTAGGATccattataaataaattatctttatttcatttcacttaaaattgaAAGATGGATGGGCCATGCCTGCAGCCTCCCTCCTCTCatagaaaaaattgttaatattaaagaaaatgttGACATATTTAGGGTCCTTTTTAATCCTAGCTTTATTAATTATGATAGTCTCCTTCTAGAAGATAATTTAATACAGTCTGGCCCTCCCCAATTCCGTCTATGTAATTGAAAGGGTGCGTGCCTGGTTGTAATTGTAAAATACAGCAAAAATTTAACACacagaaaaaagaacaaaaataggAAGATAAAGCAAAAGTTGACAaaagaaactatatatatatgcacaactCTAATTTTTGGGAAAGTTAAACATATACCCTTAATATGAGCTATAATTGAAATGGGCAATTTCATGTGAGCGATCGAGCAATCAAGCTTTACTTTATTTAGACAGTCTCTCACATGAGTCCGCCCATTGCACAGTACAATAGACAATTTCATAGCCCAGAATCTCGATCCCGAGCTATACAAATTTTCAATGATATGACCCGgcaataaaaaatctttttttttctttttttgtgcaaaagtaagtttcattaattaaataaaagcaAGACACAGATTGAGTGAGAGACCCAACAATCTCCTCAGTACACATAAGCCAAATAAATGATTCCATCTAATAACTTCTTGGCTCACCGACCTAAAAAAGGGCCACAAAATAAGACATGTTTTGTAGCAGACCAAAATGTTTTGTGGGAATTAAAGAAATGTAGCTTCAGAATTCAAACAAATATTTCTTGTGAACTTTTGTGTTCAACGTATGAAAAAATTCTGTTACTTAATTTGTCAGTTTAATTACCTCAAACTTCATGTTGACGGCCACAAAGTAGTTTGCATTCACGGCAACCGTTGCACTATGATATGTCCCTAACGGCCTCCCATCTCTGCTGGCCGTCGATGCCGTGTCATTCCCGGTGACGGTTGGTGGATCGCTAGCATTCCCTAAAAATGTAACAAAGGGCAAAGCTCTAGGGATGACAATCTTTTCCCTAGACTCCCCACAAGTTAGtatctttaatttattatacGTCTAACATCTGTCTTTAGAACACGTGATTAAAAAATGTACTCAAGATAAAAATCACGTGCTCTTAAAACGTAAGTAATTATTAGAAAATAACGTACCTATAAATGCCCGGTTTGATCATCAAGATTACTCTCCTAGTGTTGTTTAAGGGGATGGTGTTAAGAGCTTCTCTAATTGTCATGAAGTCACCAGTCCCATTTTGACAAACACTTACTATCACTTTGTTGATCTCAGCCAGCCTCAGCTTCACATCAAGAACATTTCGGCCAACGGCCGACGTCCTTTCAACAATGGATTCCGCGCCTTTCAATGCGGCCTTCCGTCGATAATTTTCGATGTTCCAGGATACCCATTTGTTGTATTCTATGTCTCTATCAGAACTCCAGGAAGAAGATGGCAAAGTGACATTGAACAGAGAGAGAAGCAAGAGGCTGATGAGTTGGAGATGGGATATGGAAGCCATGAGAATGCTACGGCTGTGAGAATATAATGCTACGGCTGTGAGAATATAATATGCTAATGGGTGCATGCTTTATAATTTAGAAATGGAATGAGATAATGACTGTAATTACTATAATGACCTTCAATTTTGCACAAGGATTTTCTGGGAAATTGGTGCAGCAATTGAAAGAGTCTATATGACCCACATGTTAAAGTAGGTAACTAGATAGTCTAACATTTATTTAGGTTGGTGAGTTCATATGAACGCTATCAATTTattgtcataataatttaaataacaaaTTGCCGAAAATCCCAATTCTTCAATTTTGCTCTACCCAACTCATGTCAGGCCACCAGAGGATGGATATCACAAATTGGAAATCACACGACTAATTGAAAGAGGACTATAGTCAACCTTTTTCAACCTTTTTAAATTCCCACAAATCCCTatattcaacatttttttttttttttttggccaaagaaGCTGCCCTTTTCCCATGACTTTTAAAACTCCCACAAATCTCGCAGATACGTTAAGTCAAATCTCAATCCTCCTTCTTAGAATGAAAGGTACCAACTTTATTTGGCATTAATAAATTGGAGTGAACTATTGGTATTGGATGGGTCTTGCAAATAAATAGATTTTGATTTAAGGTTACCAAGAGAGTCAAAATTCCAAGTTAAAAACAACGACATAAAAAGAGTGAAGTTTTTAATTAATATGGAGGGAAATTGGTTTTTTAATTCTTGAAAGAGGGTTGCTAGACATCCCAAcactttttcccaaattctttttcccaaatgatctggacctcacattcatttaagaaaaaaaaaacaatataaatctatttatttattgaatggactaaatcatttggaaaaatgaatttggaaaaaaatgttGCGATGTCTAGTATTATCCTTCTTGAAAAGTTGTACTAAGTGTGCAGATTTTTGgcatttttggtctttttaatgttattctttgaaataatatttctttCCCTTGCATAAAAATGAGCGTGTAAGTTAGATCCTATGTttcatacccaaaaaaaaaaaaaaaaaattatactttcaCGTACTTAAATTAGCTaggaccatgcctaatgaagcggaggtcactagttcgaatctccctccccctaaaaaaataaaagctgaATCAAAAAGAAATTGGAGACAATGATTTGGTGGGAGCTAGTTTGGTGTTAAATACTTACATCTACCACTAGGAGAAGAGTCCAAAAATGCTACATCTTGCTCTTATTTAAgatattttcaatacaaaagACTTATATTTAGAGGAAAATTGGGTAGGTGGAGATAATTTTGtatgagaatatgaaaaaaatatggacCAAATATTGAGACCAAACAtttcttattattaaatcacaTTTGAATACAATCAAATCTGATTAGTTAAAAGGTAAGAAATTATAatcaattataatcaaatttaatcaTATATTCTAATCGTTAGAGAGAAGTCCTTGGTAGACCGAAACGGAATTGGAGGGGGCAGGAGCCACGAACctcctctttatatatatatatgaacatttacttttatttcaataaatggttttttttttttttttcctaaggaGTAGCTTAATTAATCGGTTGAGAATTAGACCTTATACAgcaaaggtcactagtttgaatcatcATTCCCagccatttttctctctttgtgcagacatgtcaaaaagaaaaaattcgtAATCACGTCTAAATAGACTACTTGCGTATTTTCGTCCAATATTATTGTCGTAAAGATTCTagaatttaacctttttctctttatgggaatttttgttttcaattctAATTCATGTAAAATGATTAAACAACGATGTTTTtatagacaattttttttttagtttatatatatatatattttaatattgttccAACATTAGTTTAGTAGGTGTGGTTGTATGTATTACTTTACTCAGAGATGAGACATCTAACTCTTTTACATAGAGGATAATTTCCTTCTCACAAATGTGAAATGTCAGAggtgctttttctttttcctttttcatttttcttttcttttattctcattttcttctataCGGGTGATTGCAGAAACAATTTATACAAGCCTCTCCTGTGGTGGCCCCTTTCATCGGCCCAGTCGTGTAGCTTCTACCACTACCTGTCCAATTGAGGCATTTAACTCTTTTTGCTTGCTTTAACATGTCCTCGGATCTAAATAAACTAGCCCGTTTGACAATCCACTCGTTTAAATTCGATTCGAACCCAATTAGTGAATGAAAAAACCCGCTCCTGACTGCAAAACCCTGCTCGCTTCTAGCACCACCTCTCCTATTGAGGCAATCAAGTCGTTTTTACTTGCTTTAACATGTTCTCGATTCCTCGAAGCAGATTAATCAAAGATTTCGTCTAATCGCTATTCGTAGTCAcctttttcttggttttgtgtCAAGAAACTATTGGATTTTATTGGCCATTTccatttatttgtctttttaatttggGCTGATATATAATCAACTATGTATCCTGATTTATCATGAAGCTTCCCAATAAAGATAATAAAACTTCAGCACCTCACAATACTCGTGGATGTTACAAA
Coding sequences within it:
- the LOC132172434 gene encoding probable pectinesterase 53 — its product is MASISHLQLISLLLLSLFNVTLPSSSWSSDRDIEYNKWVSWNIENYRRKAALKGAESIVERTSAVGRNVLDVKLRLAEINKVIVSVCQNGTGDFMTIREALNTIPLNNTRRVILMIKPGIYREKIVIPRALPFVTFLGNASDPPTVTGNDTASTASRDGRPLGTYHSATVAVNANYFVAVNMKFENTASHDIGSIGGQGVALRISGTKAAFYNCSFYGAQDTLYDHKGMHYFKNCYVQGSVDFIFGYGRSLYENCYLNSTAEKVASLTAQKRTNASLSSGFSFKDGVVTGSGHIYLGRAWGDYSRVIFSFTFLDKIVLPQGWSDWGDQNRDYKVYYGEYKCSGPGANFTGRVPWARMLGDEEAKPFIGTHFVEGDSWLMGQY